From Actinosynnema mirum DSM 43827, a single genomic window includes:
- a CDS encoding gluconokinase, with translation MRDEGVVLAVDLGTTATKVVAVDLRARVLRSTERGYPMRTTPSGEATQDPDEVLAAALAAVSEVALACPEGVRALVLTGALHTLLGLDESGRPVTPSLSWADRRAVEQVARLRAGDGVALHRATGTPVHTMSPLVKLRWFADHRVEAHRWCGLKDYVFAHLTGVLATEHSSGSATGLMDLRALDWHPEALAHARVRADQLPELHAPTDSFPLRAAVDGVAPGTPVVLGGGDGPLANLGVGAIVPGVAALSLGTSGALRVVSPEPAVDERGRVFCYAIGDGLWTVGGAVSNGGVVASWAAESFGADVVELLDEAARVPVGASGVTALPYLLGERAPWWDADATSAVVGLRREHGRAELTRALVEGVAQQLALVLDAVRSVAEVRLVRATGGALRHELWASVLCAALDVPLEITEDTGGSAVGAALLAWRSLGGLDSLAGTADLVFPERRYEPDPVAAAHYAAARPGVERLYEALREL, from the coding sequence GTGCGCGACGAGGGGGTTGTGCTCGCGGTCGACCTGGGGACGACCGCGACCAAGGTGGTCGCGGTCGACCTCCGCGCACGGGTGCTGCGCTCGACCGAGCGCGGGTACCCGATGCGGACCACGCCGTCCGGGGAGGCCACCCAGGACCCGGACGAGGTGCTCGCCGCCGCGCTGGCGGCGGTGTCCGAGGTGGCGCTGGCCTGTCCCGAGGGCGTGCGCGCGCTGGTGCTGACCGGCGCGCTGCACACGCTGCTCGGGCTCGACGAGTCCGGCAGACCGGTGACCCCGTCCCTCAGCTGGGCGGACCGGCGCGCGGTCGAGCAGGTGGCGCGGCTGCGGGCCGGGGACGGCGTCGCGCTGCACCGGGCCACCGGCACGCCCGTGCACACCATGTCGCCGCTGGTGAAGCTGCGCTGGTTCGCCGACCACCGGGTCGAGGCGCACCGGTGGTGCGGGCTGAAGGACTACGTCTTCGCCCACCTGACCGGGGTGCTCGCGACCGAGCACTCGTCCGGGTCGGCGACCGGGCTCATGGACCTGCGGGCGCTCGACTGGCACCCGGAGGCGCTCGCGCACGCGCGGGTGCGCGCCGACCAGCTCCCCGAGCTGCACGCGCCCACCGACTCGTTCCCGCTGCGCGCGGCCGTCGACGGGGTCGCCCCCGGCACGCCGGTCGTGCTCGGCGGCGGTGACGGGCCGCTGGCCAACCTGGGCGTCGGCGCGATCGTGCCCGGTGTGGCGGCGCTGTCGCTGGGCACCAGCGGGGCGCTGCGCGTGGTGAGCCCCGAACCCGCCGTGGACGAGCGCGGCCGGGTGTTCTGCTACGCCATCGGCGACGGGCTGTGGACGGTCGGCGGGGCGGTCAGCAACGGCGGCGTGGTCGCCTCGTGGGCGGCCGAGTCGTTCGGCGCCGACGTGGTGGAGCTGCTCGACGAGGCCGCGCGCGTGCCGGTCGGCGCGTCCGGGGTGACGGCGCTGCCGTACCTGCTGGGCGAGCGGGCCCCCTGGTGGGACGCTGACGCGACGTCGGCCGTGGTCGGGCTCCGCCGCGAGCACGGGCGCGCCGAGCTGACCAGGGCCCTCGTGGAGGGCGTGGCGCAGCAGCTGGCGCTGGTGCTGGACGCGGTGCGGTCGGTCGCCGAGGTGCGCCTGGTGCGGGCCACCGGCGGCGCGCTGCGGCACGAGCTGTGGGCGTCGGTGCTGTGCGCCGCGCTGGACGTCCCACTCGAGATCACGGAGGACACCGGAGGTTCGGCCGTGGGCGCCGCGCTGCTGGCGTGGCGCTCGCTCGGCGGGCTGGACTCGCTGGCGGGCACCGCTGACCTGGTCTTTCCGGAGCGGCGGTACGAACCGGACCCGGTCGCGGCGGCGCATTACGCGGCGGCGAGACCGGGCGTGGAGCGGTTGTACGAAGCTCTTCGGGAGCTTTGA
- a CDS encoding cold-shock protein, with amino-acid sequence MATGKVKWFNAEKGFGFIEQDGGGPDVFVHFTAINASGYRSLEENQAVTFEVTQGPKGPQAENVQPA; translated from the coding sequence GTGGCAACTGGCAAGGTGAAGTGGTTCAACGCCGAGAAGGGCTTCGGTTTCATCGAGCAGGACGGCGGTGGGCCGGACGTGTTCGTGCACTTCACCGCAATCAACGCCTCCGGCTACCGGTCCCTGGAGGAGAACCAGGCCGTCACGTTCGAGGTGACCCAGGGTCCCAAGGGGCCGCAGGCTGAGAACGTCCAGCCCGCCTGA
- a CDS encoding MFS transporter: MSLNAYRSVLRTPQVVPTMLVVLLARIPITGVGMTLTMHVLLALDHGYAAAGLVGMAATAGSAIGSPLLGRMLDRRGLRAVVGVSIVVEALFWLTAPLLSYPALLVTAFLSSLAALPVMSLGRQALTALVPESGRRTALALDSMAVELAFMAGPALGVFLGTHWTGRPAMWVIGTAVVLSGLLLWVVDPPLRAGGAAPGGQAPRGWLDRRLVGVLISAGGATFLLTGVELATVAQMRAQGLTEWTGAAIVVMCAASLVGGFWYGGFERPVPVWALMAGMGVLTLPLVLAGGSPWLLGPALALSSFLCAPTLTATGEAITTMAPEGARGTALGLQGAAFTLGSALGQPVAGWAIDGVGPSAGFAVAALGSLAIAGLVVLLGVRGRTPEPVVAG; the protein is encoded by the coding sequence GTGAGCCTGAACGCCTACCGGTCCGTGCTGCGCACCCCCCAGGTCGTCCCGACCATGCTGGTCGTGCTGCTGGCGCGGATCCCGATCACCGGCGTCGGCATGACGTTGACCATGCACGTGCTGCTCGCCCTCGACCACGGCTACGCCGCCGCCGGCCTGGTCGGCATGGCGGCCACGGCGGGCAGCGCGATCGGGTCGCCGCTGCTGGGGCGGATGCTGGACCGGCGCGGGCTGCGCGCGGTGGTCGGCGTGTCGATCGTGGTGGAGGCCCTGTTCTGGCTCACCGCGCCGCTGCTGTCCTACCCGGCGCTGCTGGTGACCGCGTTCCTGTCCTCGCTGGCCGCGCTGCCGGTGATGAGCCTGGGCAGGCAGGCGCTGACCGCGCTGGTGCCGGAGAGCGGCAGGCGCACCGCGCTGGCGCTGGACTCGATGGCGGTGGAGCTGGCGTTCATGGCGGGCCCGGCGCTCGGCGTGTTCCTGGGCACGCACTGGACCGGGCGGCCCGCGATGTGGGTGATCGGCACGGCCGTGGTGCTGTCCGGGCTGCTGCTGTGGGTGGTGGACCCGCCGCTGCGGGCCGGTGGCGCCGCGCCCGGCGGGCAGGCCCCGCGCGGGTGGCTGGACCGGCGGCTGGTCGGGGTGCTGATCAGCGCGGGCGGCGCGACGTTCCTGCTGACCGGGGTCGAGCTGGCGACGGTGGCGCAGATGCGCGCCCAGGGCCTGACCGAGTGGACCGGGGCCGCGATCGTGGTGATGTGCGCGGCGTCCCTGGTCGGCGGGTTCTGGTACGGCGGGTTCGAGCGCCCTGTGCCGGTCTGGGCGCTCATGGCCGGGATGGGGGTCCTCACCCTGCCGCTGGTGCTCGCGGGGGGCTCACCGTGGCTGCTGGGGCCCGCGCTGGCGCTGTCGAGCTTCCTGTGCGCGCCGACGCTGACGGCGACCGGCGAGGCGATCACGACGATGGCCCCGGAGGGGGCGCGCGGCACGGCGCTGGGCCTGCAGGGCGCGGCGTTCACGCTGGGGTCCGCCCTCGGCCAGCCGGTGGCGGGCTGGGCGATCGACGGCGTGGGGCCGTCGGCCGGGTTCGCGGTGGCGGCGCTGGGCTCGCTGGCGATCGCCGGGCTCGTGGTGCTGCTGGGCGTCCGGGGACGGACGCCGGAGCCGGTGGTCGCGGGCTGA
- a CDS encoding catalase — translation MTDARPTTNNAGIPIASDDHSLTLGPNGPILLQDHYLIEKNAQFNRERVPERVVHAKGGGAFGHFTTTADVSRYTKAALFQPGVRTEALLRFSTVAGELGSPDTWRDPRGFALKLYTSQGNYDLVGNNTPVFFLRDPIKFPDFIRSQKRRVDTGRRDHDMQWDFWTLQPETAHQVTWLMGDRGIPRTWRHQNGYGSHTYLWENAEGERHWVKYHFKTDQGIETLTADEAARIAGEDADAHRADLWHAVERGEFPSWTLHVQVMPYEDAAGYRFNPFDLTKVWPQGDYPLIEVGKLVLDRNPSDHFAEIEQAAFEPTNLVPGIGASPDKMLLGRIFAYPDAHRYRIGANYAQLPVNRPKSRVDSYAKDGAMRYGNASDPVYAPNSYGGPHASAAVGSEATTSYGVEDAVVRSAYRLHPEDDDWGQAGTLVREVMDDAQRDRLVETVVAHAGNGVSEPVLRRVFEYWRNIDKGVGDRIAAAFDGRS, via the coding sequence GTGACCGACGCACGTCCCACCACCAACAACGCGGGAATCCCGATCGCCAGCGACGACCACTCGCTGACCCTCGGCCCCAACGGGCCGATCCTGCTCCAGGACCACTACCTCATCGAGAAGAACGCCCAGTTCAACCGGGAACGCGTCCCCGAACGGGTGGTTCACGCCAAGGGCGGCGGCGCCTTCGGCCACTTCACCACCACGGCCGACGTCTCCCGCTACACCAAGGCGGCCCTGTTCCAGCCCGGCGTGAGGACCGAGGCGCTGCTGCGCTTCTCCACCGTCGCGGGCGAGCTGGGCTCCCCGGACACCTGGCGCGACCCCCGCGGCTTCGCGCTCAAGCTCTACACCAGCCAGGGCAACTACGACCTGGTCGGCAACAACACCCCGGTGTTCTTCCTGCGCGACCCGATCAAGTTCCCCGACTTCATCCGCTCCCAGAAGCGCCGCGTCGACACCGGCCGCCGCGACCACGACATGCAGTGGGACTTCTGGACCCTCCAGCCCGAGACCGCCCACCAGGTCACCTGGCTCATGGGCGACCGGGGCATCCCGCGCACCTGGCGCCACCAGAACGGGTACGGCTCGCACACCTACCTGTGGGAGAACGCCGAGGGCGAGCGGCACTGGGTGAAGTACCACTTCAAGACCGACCAGGGCATCGAGACGCTCACCGCCGACGAGGCCGCCCGGATCGCGGGCGAGGACGCCGACGCGCACCGCGCCGACCTGTGGCACGCCGTCGAGCGCGGCGAGTTCCCCTCGTGGACGCTGCACGTGCAGGTCATGCCGTACGAGGACGCCGCCGGTTACCGGTTCAACCCGTTCGACCTCACCAAGGTGTGGCCGCAGGGCGACTACCCGCTCATCGAGGTCGGCAAGCTGGTGCTGGACCGCAACCCGTCCGACCACTTCGCCGAGATCGAGCAGGCCGCGTTCGAGCCCACCAACCTGGTGCCCGGCATCGGGGCCTCCCCGGACAAGATGCTGCTCGGCCGGATCTTCGCCTACCCCGACGCGCACCGGTACCGCATCGGCGCGAACTACGCGCAGCTGCCGGTGAACCGGCCCAAGTCGCGGGTGGACTCGTACGCCAAGGACGGCGCGATGCGCTACGGCAACGCCAGCGACCCGGTGTACGCGCCCAACTCCTACGGCGGCCCGCACGCCTCGGCGGCGGTCGGGTCCGAGGCCACCACCTCCTACGGCGTCGAGGACGCCGTCGTGCGCTCCGCGTACCGGCTGCACCCCGAGGACGACGACTGGGGCCAGGCGGGCACGCTCGTGCGCGAGGTCATGGACGACGCCCAGCGCGACCGGCTGGTCGAGACCGTGGTCGCGCACGCGGGCAACGGGGTGTCCGAGCCCGTGCTGCGCCGCGTCTTCGAGTACTGGCGCAACATCGACAAGGGAGTCGGCGACCGGATCGCCGCGGCCTTCGACGGCAGGTCCTGA
- a CDS encoding organic hydroperoxide resistance protein, whose product MNVLYTAEAIAVGDGRNGEVRSSDGVIDEQLAMPKELGGPGGDKTNPEQLFAAGYAACFHSALKRVAGQAKADITDSTVTAKVGIGPNDQGGFGLTVELAVHIPGADEAAAHKLVETAHQVCPYSNATRGNIEVALTTTV is encoded by the coding sequence ATGAACGTGCTGTACACCGCCGAGGCGATCGCAGTGGGCGACGGGCGCAACGGCGAGGTCCGGTCCTCCGACGGCGTGATCGACGAGCAGCTCGCCATGCCGAAGGAGCTCGGCGGCCCCGGCGGCGACAAGACCAACCCCGAGCAGCTGTTCGCGGCGGGCTACGCGGCCTGCTTCCACAGCGCGCTCAAGCGGGTCGCGGGCCAGGCCAAGGCGGACATCACCGACTCCACGGTCACCGCCAAGGTCGGCATCGGCCCCAACGACCAGGGCGGCTTCGGCCTGACCGTCGAGCTCGCCGTGCACATCCCCGGCGCCGACGAGGCCGCGGCCCACAAGCTCGTCGAGACCGCCCACCAGGTCTGCCCGTACTCCAACGCGACCCGAGGCAACATCGAGGTGGCTCTCACCACCACCGTGTGA
- a CDS encoding Dps family protein encodes MSKSPITSPLSDEAKDAVGHVLQATLVDLVDLSLVAKQAHWNVVGKNFRSVHLQLDELVTTARTYADQVAERAAALGVTPNGKARTVAESSGVPEFPDGWLKEDDVVKAVVTTLAALIGRMRERIDETDKPDPVTQDLLIEITKQFEEAHWMWQAQQA; translated from the coding sequence ATGAGCAAGTCCCCGATCACCAGTCCGCTGTCGGACGAGGCCAAGGACGCGGTCGGCCACGTCCTGCAGGCCACCCTCGTGGACCTGGTCGACCTGTCCCTGGTCGCCAAGCAGGCGCACTGGAACGTGGTCGGCAAGAACTTCCGCAGCGTGCACCTCCAGCTCGACGAGCTGGTGACCACCGCGCGGACCTACGCCGACCAGGTGGCCGAGCGCGCCGCCGCCCTGGGCGTCACGCCCAACGGCAAGGCGAGGACCGTGGCGGAGTCCTCCGGGGTGCCGGAGTTCCCGGACGGCTGGCTCAAGGAGGACGACGTCGTCAAGGCCGTCGTCACCACCCTCGCCGCCCTCATCGGGCGGATGCGCGAGCGCATCGACGAGACCGACAAGCCGGACCCGGTCACCCAGGACCTGCTGATCGAGATCACCAAGCAGTTCGAAGAGGCCCACTGGATGTGGCAGGCCCAGCAGGCCTGA
- a CDS encoding NADPH-dependent FMN reductase, whose product MTVTVVGIGGSLRANSSSERALRLVLSGAAETGARIVEVSGPDLVLPFYDPTEPTRPEAARRLVEALRVADGVVLVSPGYHGTVSGLVKNALDYVEDLRGDERPYLDGRAVGCVATAMGWQASVTTLTSLRSIVHALRGWPTPLGASVNTREVKFDEAGECSSAEVAEQLRTVGRQVGEFAASRAKRW is encoded by the coding sequence ATGACGGTCACCGTGGTGGGCATCGGCGGTTCGCTCCGCGCCAACTCCTCGTCCGAGCGCGCGCTGCGCCTGGTCCTGTCCGGCGCGGCGGAGACCGGCGCGCGGATCGTGGAGGTGTCCGGCCCGGACCTGGTGCTGCCGTTCTACGACCCGACCGAGCCGACCCGCCCGGAGGCCGCCCGCAGGCTGGTGGAGGCGCTGCGCGTCGCGGACGGCGTGGTGCTGGTGTCGCCCGGCTACCACGGGACGGTGTCCGGGCTGGTCAAGAACGCCCTGGACTACGTGGAGGACCTGCGCGGGGACGAGCGCCCCTACCTGGACGGCAGGGCGGTGGGCTGCGTGGCGACCGCGATGGGCTGGCAGGCCTCGGTGACGACGCTGACCTCGCTGCGCTCGATCGTGCACGCCCTGCGCGGCTGGCCGACCCCGCTGGGGGCGTCGGTGAACACCCGCGAGGTGAAGTTCGACGAGGCGGGCGAGTGCTCCAGCGCCGAGGTGGCCGAGCAGCTGCGCACGGTCGGCAGGCAGGTGGGCGAGTTCGCCGCGAGCCGCGCGAAGCGGTGGTGA
- a CDS encoding alpha/beta hydrolase — protein MSKLADRVPTGVLAAGLRAAFALPAPVRRLLTGPPRVVHGQTLHPDTQLLLRMQELSGTGWSTSSPATSRASLRRTTALVEGPGPHRVVTRQVLVDEHLKARHYTPQGLPEGSPLLVFLHGGGWVSGDLETHDDLCRHLAVGAGVRVLAVDYRLAPEHRFPAAADDADAAYRYAVANAEELGADPDRIALGGDSAGGNLAASAALSAADADHRPAFLLLLYPSLDATATGGSRDLFARGFFLTRPKMDWFMGNYAPDPSTHHDPRLSPLLAPDLSVLPPTYVATAGLDPLRDEGEAFAARLAESGVPVVLRRHDGLIHGFANVLGVGTAGREAVAEAIGALRTGLALRRA, from the coding sequence ATGTCGAAGCTCGCCGACAGGGTCCCCACCGGAGTGCTGGCCGCGGGCCTGCGCGCCGCGTTCGCCCTGCCCGCCCCGGTCCGCCGACTCCTCACCGGACCGCCCCGCGTGGTCCACGGCCAAACCCTCCACCCGGACACCCAGCTGCTGCTGCGTATGCAGGAGCTGTCCGGCACGGGCTGGTCCACCTCGTCCCCGGCCACCAGCCGCGCCTCGCTCCGCCGCACCACGGCCCTCGTCGAGGGCCCTGGGCCGCACCGGGTCGTCACCAGGCAGGTGCTGGTCGACGAGCACCTCAAGGCCAGGCACTACACCCCGCAGGGGCTGCCCGAGGGCTCCCCGCTGCTGGTGTTCCTGCACGGCGGCGGCTGGGTCAGCGGCGACCTGGAGACCCACGACGACCTGTGCCGCCACCTCGCGGTGGGCGCGGGCGTGCGCGTGCTGGCGGTCGACTACCGGCTCGCCCCCGAGCACCGGTTCCCCGCAGCCGCCGACGACGCCGACGCCGCCTACCGGTACGCCGTCGCCAACGCCGAGGAGCTCGGCGCCGACCCCGACCGCATCGCGCTCGGCGGCGACAGCGCGGGCGGCAACCTCGCCGCCTCGGCCGCGCTCAGCGCCGCCGACGCCGACCACCGGCCCGCGTTCCTGCTGCTGCTCTACCCCTCGCTCGACGCCACCGCCACCGGCGGCTCCCGCGACCTGTTCGCGCGCGGCTTCTTCCTCACCCGGCCCAAGATGGACTGGTTCATGGGCAACTACGCCCCCGACCCGTCCACCCACCACGACCCGAGGCTCTCGCCGCTGCTCGCCCCGGACCTGTCCGTCCTGCCGCCGACCTACGTGGCCACGGCGGGGCTCGACCCGCTGCGCGACGAGGGCGAGGCGTTCGCGGCCAGGCTCGCGGAGAGCGGCGTGCCGGTCGTGCTGCGCAGGCACGACGGGCTGATCCACGGCTTCGCCAACGTGCTCGGCGTCGGCACGGCCGGGCGGGAGGCCGTCGCCGAGGCGATCGGCGCGCTGCGCACCGGGCTCGCGCTGCGGCGGGCGTGA
- a CDS encoding S9 family peptidase, producing MTTHPTAPVPDPLFPDPEAEARWRDRFTAPRVSLPQWAEDAPDRNLYLSNSSGVWEVYAWDRASDEHRKVTDRPNGTSHAALTPDGERIWWFSDTDGDEFGVWVTEPFTATGDKAEPAVPDVPAAYPAGLGIGDEVVVIGASTDDGTTVYLSRAGGPAEVLYRHANDAGLGALSKDETLVAIAHSEHGDNRHTALRVLTTSGETAAEKWDGPGKGLDAIAFSPVRGDNRLLVMHERRGREELLVWDVAADAETEVVVDLPGEISADWYPEADALLVVHTFRARNTLHRYDLATGALTALETPHGSVGSVGVRPDGDVEYSWSSAARPGVVRVLTASGEDRVLLSPAGHRPPPSAELRDVFVGDVHALVARPEGAPDGPLPTVFSLHGGPHAADEDRFSAYRAVWLDAGFAVVHVNYRGSTGYGSAWRDAIEGRPGLTELEDVAAVHDWAVREGFADPARCVVNGASWGGYLSLLALGTQPERWAAGVAGVPVADYLAAYEDEMEPLRAFDRALFGGSPQEVPERYRLCSPLTYVDEVRAPVLVLAGENDPRCPIRQIDNYLDRLAARGSEYEVYRYDAGHGSLVVAETIAQTAAEVDFVRRRLG from the coding sequence GTGACGACGCACCCGACAGCTCCAGTCCCGGACCCGCTGTTCCCCGACCCCGAGGCGGAGGCCCGCTGGCGGGACCGCTTCACCGCGCCCAGGGTGAGCCTGCCCCAGTGGGCGGAGGACGCGCCGGACCGGAACCTGTACCTGTCGAACTCCAGCGGCGTGTGGGAGGTCTACGCCTGGGACCGGGCGTCCGACGAGCACCGCAAGGTCACCGACCGCCCCAACGGCACCTCGCACGCCGCGCTCACCCCGGACGGCGAGCGGATCTGGTGGTTCTCCGACACGGACGGCGACGAGTTCGGCGTGTGGGTGACCGAGCCGTTCACCGCGACGGGTGACAAGGCCGAGCCCGCGGTGCCGGACGTCCCGGCCGCCTACCCGGCGGGCCTGGGCATCGGCGACGAGGTCGTGGTCATCGGCGCGTCCACCGACGACGGCACCACCGTCTACCTCTCGCGCGCGGGCGGCCCCGCCGAGGTGCTCTACCGGCACGCGAACGACGCGGGGCTCGGCGCGCTGTCCAAGGACGAGACGCTGGTCGCGATCGCGCACTCCGAGCACGGCGACAACCGGCACACCGCGCTGCGCGTGCTGACCACCTCGGGCGAGACCGCGGCGGAGAAGTGGGACGGCCCCGGCAAGGGCCTGGACGCGATCGCGTTCAGCCCGGTGCGCGGCGACAACCGGCTGCTGGTGATGCACGAGCGCCGGGGCCGCGAGGAGCTGCTGGTCTGGGACGTGGCCGCGGACGCCGAGACCGAGGTCGTGGTGGACCTGCCCGGCGAGATCTCCGCCGACTGGTACCCGGAGGCGGACGCGCTGCTGGTGGTGCACACCTTCCGGGCGCGCAACACGCTGCACCGCTACGACCTGGCGACCGGCGCGCTGACCGCGCTGGAGACCCCGCACGGCTCGGTGGGCTCGGTCGGGGTGCGGCCGGACGGCGACGTGGAGTACTCGTGGTCGTCGGCCGCGCGCCCCGGCGTGGTGCGGGTGCTGACCGCGTCCGGCGAGGACCGGGTGCTGCTCTCGCCCGCAGGTCACCGGCCGCCGCCGTCGGCCGAGCTGCGCGACGTGTTCGTCGGCGACGTGCACGCCCTGGTCGCCAGGCCGGAGGGCGCGCCGGACGGCCCGCTGCCGACGGTGTTCAGCCTGCACGGCGGGCCGCACGCGGCGGACGAGGACCGGTTCTCGGCGTACCGGGCGGTGTGGCTGGACGCCGGGTTCGCGGTGGTGCACGTGAACTACCGGGGCTCCACCGGGTACGGCTCGGCGTGGCGGGACGCCATCGAGGGCAGGCCGGGGCTGACCGAGCTGGAGGACGTCGCCGCGGTGCACGACTGGGCCGTGCGCGAGGGCTTCGCGGACCCGGCCAGGTGCGTGGTCAACGGCGCCTCGTGGGGCGGGTACCTGTCGCTGCTGGCGCTGGGGACGCAGCCGGAGCGCTGGGCGGCCGGGGTCGCGGGCGTGCCGGTGGCGGACTACCTGGCGGCGTACGAGGACGAGATGGAGCCGCTGCGGGCGTTCGACCGGGCGCTGTTCGGCGGGTCGCCGCAGGAGGTGCCGGAGCGGTACCGGCTGTGCTCGCCGCTGACCTACGTGGACGAGGTGCGCGCGCCGGTGCTGGTGCTGGCGGGCGAGAACGACCCGAGGTGCCCGATCCGGCAGATCGACAACTACCTGGACCGGCTCGCGGCGCGGGGCTCGGAGTACGAGGTGTACCGGTACGACGCCGGGCACGGGTCGCTGGTGGTGGCGGAGACGATCGCGCAGACCGCCGCCGAGGTCGACTTCGTGCGGCGCAGGCTGGGCTGA
- a CDS encoding class I SAM-dependent methyltransferase — protein MDPATPPQAPAPDHRADHRAELRRAYATGELAGLPVFGGGFINFGFWRGIPLHGPLSAEDRVASQAALYDLVLDALSPTGRSTLEIGCGQGVGALRVLLRAPSRCAGVDQEPEQVGRARLAAPEGEFAVGSAGALPFGDGEFERLLSVEAAQHFDDLGAFAREAARVLSPGGRLAVATFFAADASAAPELSRLLATFARGLDLPHPIGGFLDRLREAGFGDVAATSVGEHVWRGLDRWLELGPAPERWDRNWLVAAERGLLDYHLVTATKPAGSGV, from the coding sequence GTGGACCCCGCGACCCCGCCCCAGGCCCCTGCCCCCGACCACCGCGCCGACCACCGCGCCGAGCTGCGCCGCGCCTACGCCACCGGCGAGCTCGCCGGGCTCCCCGTGTTCGGGGGCGGCTTCATCAACTTCGGCTTCTGGCGGGGCATCCCCCTCCACGGCCCGCTGTCCGCCGAGGACCGCGTCGCCTCCCAGGCCGCCCTCTACGACCTCGTGCTCGACGCCCTCTCCCCCACCGGCCGCAGCACCCTGGAGATCGGGTGCGGGCAGGGGGTGGGCGCGCTGCGGGTGCTGCTCCGGGCGCCCTCCCGGTGCGCCGGGGTCGACCAGGAGCCCGAGCAGGTCGGGCGGGCCCGCCTGGCGGCGCCCGAGGGGGAGTTCGCGGTCGGGTCGGCGGGGGCGCTGCCGTTCGGGGACGGCGAGTTCGAGCGCCTGCTGTCGGTGGAGGCCGCGCAGCACTTCGACGACCTCGGCGCGTTCGCCCGCGAGGCGGCCCGCGTGCTCTCCCCCGGCGGTCGGTTGGCCGTCGCCACGTTCTTCGCCGCCGACGCCTCCGCGGCGCCCGAGCTGTCCCGGCTGCTGGCCACGTTCGCCCGCGGCCTCGACCTGCCCCACCCGATCGGGGGCTTCCTTGACCGGTTGCGCGAGGCCGGGTTCGGCGACGTGGCGGCCACGAGCGTGGGCGAGCACGTGTGGCGCGGCCTGGACCGCTGGCTGGAGCTGGGGCCCGCGCCCGAGCGGTGGGACCGCAACTGGTTGGTCGCCGCCGAGCGGGGGCTGCTGGACTACCACCTGGTCACCGCGACCAAGCCGGCAGGATCGGGGGTGTGA
- a CDS encoding putative T7SS-secreted protein, translating to MPSDEGEPIAGSAAVLENEVVRLRHVAGALDEVAGAVSRARADEWSGRAREGYDGARGRLRARCLRAAEEFTRAARAVEGYRAVLLELQPRARWAVEEARGRGPEAEAVAEERVDRWRRQLELAGDEAAAAVRAAMRRMGDLGGVFARPGVAPITAPRTPEGRSAPVVRPDLGDGPTYERRLRELNRALVAAFAGLP from the coding sequence GTGCCGTCGGACGAGGGGGAGCCGATCGCGGGCAGCGCGGCGGTGCTGGAGAACGAGGTCGTGCGGTTGCGGCACGTCGCGGGCGCGCTGGACGAGGTCGCGGGGGCGGTGTCGCGGGCGCGGGCCGACGAGTGGAGCGGTCGGGCGCGGGAGGGGTACGACGGGGCGCGCGGGCGGCTGCGGGCGCGGTGCCTGCGCGCGGCGGAGGAGTTCACCAGGGCTGCGCGGGCGGTCGAGGGGTACCGGGCGGTGCTGCTGGAGCTCCAGCCGAGGGCGCGGTGGGCGGTCGAGGAGGCGCGGGGGCGGGGGCCCGAGGCCGAGGCGGTCGCCGAGGAGCGGGTGGACCGGTGGCGGCGGCAGCTGGAGCTGGCCGGTGACGAGGCAGCGGCGGCGGTGCGGGCCGCGATGCGCCGGATGGGTGACCTGGGCGGGGTCTTCGCCCGGCCAGGGGTTGCTCCGATCACCGCGCCGCGCACGCCCGAGGGCAGGAGTGCTCCTGTGGTGCGACCGGACCTCGGCGACGGCCCGACGTACGAGCGGAGGCTCCGGGAGCTGAACAGGGCGCTGGTGGCGGCGTTCGCCGGGCTTCCGTGA